The Bacteriovorax sp. BAL6_X genome window below encodes:
- a CDS encoding peptidylprolyl isomerase: MTIVKLVRISLFLFIFIGCTKHTDTKTQEEVSDKKVDVFKINVDRTGLSESEGIIKTSHGNITFKFYPKKAPNTVARMIQLIQSGFYDGLSFHRVIPNFVIQTGDPTATGSGGSGKKIQAEFNNISHVTGTMAMARTLTDENSADSQFYIALTALPHLDNKYTVFGQVVDGLDILKKVKKDDKIISIEYIE, encoded by the coding sequence ATGACTATTGTTAAGCTTGTAAGAATATCACTCTTTCTCTTCATCTTTATAGGATGTACAAAGCACACTGATACAAAAACACAGGAAGAAGTATCGGACAAAAAGGTTGATGTCTTTAAAATAAATGTAGATCGTACAGGATTATCTGAATCAGAAGGTATTATTAAGACTTCTCACGGAAATATTACTTTTAAATTCTACCCAAAAAAGGCACCAAATACTGTCGCACGCATGATTCAGTTAATACAAAGTGGGTTTTATGATGGTTTATCCTTCCATCGTGTAATACCTAACTTCGTTATTCAAACTGGAGATCCTACAGCAACAGGCAGTGGTGGCTCTGGAAAAAAAATTCAAGCAGAATTTAATAATATAAGTCATGTTACAGGAACGATGGCAATGGCACGTACTTTAACAGATGAAAATAGTGCTGATTCTCAGTTCTATATTGCTTTAACTGCACTTCCACATCTTGATAATAAATATACTGTTTTTGGTCAGGTTGTTGATGGTTTAGACATCCTAAAGAAAGTTAAAAAGGACGATAAAATCATTAGTATTGAATACATAGAATAA
- a CDS encoding cytochrome C oxidase subunit IV family protein codes for MAEGAHHSHKKLYIFIFFVLTFLTVVELIIPGMTNIAKFYRDSALVLLAFGKAFLVAYYFMHLNEETKWTRFVAAIPISAGVYATVLILESMFR; via the coding sequence ATGGCTGAAGGCGCACATCATTCACACAAGAAATTATATATTTTTATTTTCTTCGTTCTAACGTTCCTAACAGTTGTGGAACTTATCATTCCTGGGATGACAAATATTGCAAAGTTTTACCGCGATAGTGCTCTAGTTCTTTTAGCATTTGGAAAAGCTTTCCTAGTTGCTTACTACTTCATGCACTTAAATGAAGAAACAAAGTGGACTCGTTTTGTTGCTGCAATCCCAATTTCAGCTGGAGTTTATGCCACTGTGCTTATTTTAGAATCAATGTTTAGATAA
- a CDS encoding SCO family protein, producing MTSLGIRRSNSLIETLVSKKAFWLVFVLYFFSVPFLKSVFRELPPELPVVKELPAFSLTNSFGKTYGSKELEGRVYIANFIFTNCPSSCLRLTAEMQKIQKRVRGLGQKVALVSFTVDPETDNPKTLFKYARKHQANPYIWTFLTGKTEDMQATIIDGFGTEMGKMQEVEANVNGETVTMFDIAHSEKLVLVDGHGKIRGYYDSTSKDINKLMIDLGLLVNKEQYLKN from the coding sequence ATGACTAGTTTAGGTATAAGAAGATCAAATTCACTAATCGAAACGCTTGTCTCAAAGAAGGCGTTTTGGTTAGTTTTTGTTCTTTATTTCTTTTCTGTACCTTTTTTAAAATCGGTTTTCAGAGAACTTCCTCCTGAACTACCTGTCGTAAAAGAGCTGCCGGCCTTTTCACTCACTAATAGTTTTGGGAAAACATATGGGTCCAAAGAACTAGAAGGTCGCGTTTATATTGCGAACTTCATTTTCACAAATTGTCCGTCAAGTTGTCTTAGACTTACGGCCGAAATGCAAAAGATTCAAAAGAGAGTTAGAGGATTAGGACAAAAAGTTGCTCTCGTTTCATTTACTGTGGATCCTGAAACGGACAATCCTAAAACACTATTTAAATACGCTAGAAAACATCAAGCGAACCCTTATATTTGGACTTTCTTAACTGGTAAGACTGAAGATATGCAAGCTACAATCATAGACGGTTTTGGAACTGAGATGGGGAAAATGCAAGAAGTTGAAGCTAATGTTAATGGTGAAACGGTAACAATGTTTGATATTGCACACTCTGAAAAGCTTGTTCTTGTTGATGGACATGGTAAAATCAGAGGTTATTACGATTCAACTAGTAAAGATATTAATAAGCTAATGATTGATCTTGGTTTACTAGTTAATAAAGAACAGTACTTAAAAAATTAA
- a CDS encoding c-type cytochrome, with protein MKKMALTLTAMFTILSLVSCQENHFKEDKVFAGGLYVEKDVLNRGKQIYTEYCMPCHGVDGDGKGVAAKAMKVPPRDFTKGVFKFGEVEAGTLPHDKHLYKILEKGLHGTAMLPWDLTEDQMFEVVQYIKTFAPSVWEGKDKELGKQITLGKNPYGVAHIQSAIEEGKKVYHSDAMCWSCHRAYVPKMELAQLTGMSEGDFSDADYQSKLQETEWGFKSLPPDFTWNTIRSAETVEEIALRLAAGVGGTAMAAWKGTLTDDQIWAVAHYVDYLKSLKDTEARKELMDRIKNQ; from the coding sequence ATGAAGAAAATGGCATTAACTTTAACAGCAATGTTTACAATTTTATCTTTGGTTTCTTGCCAGGAAAACCACTTCAAAGAAGATAAAGTATTCGCAGGTGGCCTCTATGTTGAGAAAGATGTTCTTAATAGAGGGAAGCAAATTTACACTGAATACTGCATGCCTTGTCACGGTGTTGACGGTGACGGTAAAGGTGTTGCAGCTAAGGCAATGAAAGTACCACCACGTGACTTTACTAAAGGTGTCTTCAAATTTGGAGAGGTTGAAGCAGGAACTCTTCCACACGATAAGCACCTATACAAGATTCTTGAGAAAGGTCTTCATGGAACAGCAATGCTTCCTTGGGACTTAACTGAAGATCAAATGTTTGAAGTTGTTCAATACATCAAGACTTTCGCTCCATCTGTTTGGGAAGGTAAGGATAAGGAGCTTGGTAAGCAAATTACTCTTGGTAAAAACCCATATGGTGTTGCTCACATCCAGTCTGCAATTGAAGAAGGTAAGAAGGTTTACCACTCAGATGCTATGTGCTGGTCATGTCACAGAGCTTACGTTCCAAAAATGGAACTTGCTCAGCTTACAGGTATGAGTGAAGGTGATTTCTCTGATGCAGATTATCAGTCTAAGCTTCAAGAAACAGAGTGGGGATTCAAGTCTTTACCACCAGATTTTACTTGGAACACAATTCGTTCGGCTGAAACAGTTGAAGAGATTGCTCTTCGTTTAGCAGCTGGTGTTGGTGGTACAGCTATGGCCGCTTGGAAAGGTACACTTACTGATGACCAAATCTGGGCCGTTGCACACTACGTTGACTACCTAAAGAGTTTAAAAGATACAGAAGCTCGTAAAGAGTTAATGGATCGTATTAAAAATCAATAA
- a CDS encoding cytochrome c oxidase subunit 3, with protein sequence MNQVMSNKELEARKITSSIAMIVLLVSFTMLFASMLLGYSVYRLTVDVWPPMGMPRIPLTIPVVSTIVIALSSVTLVLFESAFNKQNTKAMRLYFALTYLLGLGFMFVQWQLWNSMAAMGLQASGGVFPSLFYALTWTHAAHIVLGLIALLFLLPVSMKGYSMEKVTWVQNVSKFWHFLGVVWLVMFIVMFVF encoded by the coding sequence ATGAACCAAGTAATGTCGAATAAAGAACTAGAAGCGAGAAAGATTACATCATCAATTGCGATGATCGTCCTACTTGTTTCTTTTACAATGCTCTTTGCTTCAATGTTACTTGGTTATTCAGTTTACCGTCTAACTGTCGATGTATGGCCACCTATGGGGATGCCGAGAATACCTCTAACAATCCCTGTGGTTAGTACAATAGTTATTGCGTTAAGTTCTGTGACCCTAGTATTATTTGAATCAGCATTCAATAAACAAAATACTAAGGCCATGAGGCTTTACTTCGCTCTAACATACTTACTAGGTCTAGGTTTCATGTTTGTTCAATGGCAACTTTGGAACTCAATGGCCGCGATGGGACTTCAAGCTTCTGGCGGAGTTTTTCCATCACTTTTTTACGCACTAACTTGGACACATGCTGCGCATATCGTTCTAGGTTTGATTGCACTTTTATTTCTTCTACCTGTTTCAATGAAAGGTTACAGTATGGAGAAAGTAACTTGGGTACAGAACGTATCAAAGTTTTGGCACTTTTTGGGTGTCGTTTGGTTAGTAATGTTTATCGTTATGTTTGTATTTTAA
- a CDS encoding cbb3-type cytochrome c oxidase subunit I, producing the protein MAFFEQHIHSEPKTFISKYIFSYDHKVIGKQFLWYGIIGLGLGGMMALMIRWTLAFPGEAFPILGNLLFPSTGGVVPPDTYAMLFTMHGTIMIFYAITPILIGAFGNYLIPLQIGARDMVFPLLNMLSFWIAAASALILVASLCLPLGAAAGGWTSYPTLSTLIGSPGAGQTLWTLALFLLGVSSTMGAVNYITTVIVLRAPGMGYFDMPLSVWGLWLTAILNAIFLPVLGAGLLLLLFDRVFGTTFFLAGAAATTGTGDPILYQHVFWIFGHPEVYILILPAWGIVSDLLSFFARKPAFGAKATALSMTSITILSTIVYGHHMYTTQMSPLLTQTFMTLTMTISIPSAIFFANWLGTIWKGSIKFDTPMIFSLGVVFVFGLGGLTGLYLATVTTDLYLHDTYFVVGHFHYTMAASVLLGGYAAIYFWMPKMFGKFLNEFWGKVHFWITMIGLNGVFMGMMIVGYAGMHRRLYNPFVYEFMERLIPINAFVTYSALLMGLGQIPFVINFVYTIFFKKEKEPVPNNPWNVGTLEWTIPSPSPVYNFKEVPVVKCGPHELGNPNLPEGKDFQYQTEELVEA; encoded by the coding sequence ATGGCATTTTTCGAGCAACATATTCACTCAGAGCCAAAGACTTTCATCTCAAAGTATATTTTTTCTTATGATCACAAAGTGATCGGAAAACAATTTCTTTGGTACGGAATCATCGGCCTTGGTTTAGGTGGGATGATGGCCCTTATGATTCGCTGGACACTAGCGTTTCCTGGAGAGGCATTCCCAATTCTAGGTAACTTACTTTTCCCTTCAACAGGAGGAGTTGTTCCACCAGATACGTACGCGATGCTTTTTACTATGCACGGTACGATCATGATTTTCTACGCTATTACACCAATTCTAATTGGGGCGTTCGGAAACTATCTTATCCCACTGCAGATTGGGGCAAGAGATATGGTCTTCCCTTTACTTAATATGCTTTCTTTTTGGATTGCAGCTGCTTCAGCGTTAATCCTTGTTGCATCTCTATGTTTACCATTAGGTGCTGCAGCAGGTGGTTGGACTTCATACCCAACTTTATCGACGCTAATTGGTTCACCTGGGGCCGGGCAAACTCTTTGGACACTTGCTCTTTTCCTTCTTGGTGTTTCTTCAACAATGGGTGCAGTTAACTATATTACAACGGTTATCGTTCTTAGAGCTCCGGGGATGGGATACTTTGATATGCCACTATCTGTTTGGGGTCTATGGCTAACAGCTATTCTAAACGCGATTTTCCTTCCAGTTCTTGGTGCAGGTCTTTTACTACTATTATTTGACCGTGTATTTGGAACTACTTTCTTCCTAGCTGGTGCAGCTGCAACTACTGGGACAGGTGATCCAATCCTTTATCAACACGTATTCTGGATTTTCGGTCACCCTGAAGTATATATCCTTATTCTTCCTGCATGGGGGATTGTATCTGACTTACTTTCTTTCTTTGCAAGAAAACCAGCATTTGGTGCGAAAGCAACTGCGCTTTCAATGACTTCAATTACAATTCTTTCAACAATTGTATACGGTCACCACATGTACACGACTCAAATGAGTCCACTTTTAACTCAAACGTTCATGACTCTTACAATGACGATCTCAATTCCATCTGCAATCTTCTTTGCAAACTGGTTAGGGACAATCTGGAAAGGGTCGATCAAATTTGATACTCCAATGATCTTCTCACTTGGTGTTGTATTTGTATTTGGTCTTGGTGGTCTAACTGGTCTATACCTAGCAACAGTTACAACTGACCTTTACCTACACGATACTTACTTCGTAGTTGGTCACTTCCACTACACGATGGCAGCTTCTGTTCTTCTTGGTGGATACGCAGCGATTTACTTCTGGATGCCAAAAATGTTTGGTAAGTTCCTGAATGAATTCTGGGGAAAGGTACACTTTTGGATCACAATGATTGGTCTAAATGGTGTATTCATGGGAATGATGATTGTTGGATACGCAGGTATGCATAGACGTCTTTATAACCCATTTGTTTACGAATTCATGGAAAGACTAATCCCAATTAATGCATTTGTTACTTACTCTGCATTACTTATGGGTCTAGGGCAAATTCCATTCGTGATCAACTTTGTTTACACAATTTTCTTTAAGAAAGAAAAAGAGCCAGTACCTAACAACCCTTGGAATGTTGGTACTCTAGAGTGGACAATTCCATCACCTTCACCAGTATATAACTTCAAAGAAGTTCCTGTTGTTAAGTGTGGACCACACGAATTAGGAAACCCTAATCTTCCTGAAGGTAAGGATTTCCAATATCAAACTGAAGAATTAGTTGAGGCGTAA
- a CDS encoding cytochrome c oxidase subunit II, with protein sequence MGFLTPVLATVVSTTSKQMSLWERMKPPEDISVHGHLIDWLFGYTTYMNIFFFALVCAGLFGFSYFYSAKRHPKPYYTYGNKKIHIIIATVIGLSVFLGIDMNITRMSNEDYVNVFAKWPKEDENPLRIQALGQQWAWHFRYAGADNVFNTEDDVVQLNDLRLPIGRKVVIQVLSKDVIHSLYFPNARRKVDAIPGRLTRLWFEPTKAGTWDIACAEMCGTYHYRMKASLTTYSQEDYAAWIAEAQEKAIHENDPENPELFWGWKWQY encoded by the coding sequence ATGGGATTTTTGACACCTGTTTTAGCTACAGTTGTTAGTACAACTTCTAAGCAGATGAGTCTTTGGGAAAGAATGAAGCCACCTGAAGATATCTCTGTGCACGGTCACTTAATCGATTGGTTATTTGGCTACACTACTTACATGAACATCTTTTTCTTCGCATTGGTATGTGCAGGATTATTTGGTTTCTCTTACTTTTATTCAGCAAAGAGACACCCAAAGCCTTACTATACTTATGGGAATAAGAAGATTCATATCATCATTGCGACTGTAATTGGTCTATCAGTATTCCTTGGAATCGATATGAACATTACAAGAATGTCGAATGAAGACTATGTAAATGTTTTTGCTAAGTGGCCAAAAGAGGATGAGAATCCACTTCGTATTCAGGCACTTGGTCAGCAGTGGGCATGGCACTTTAGATATGCTGGTGCAGACAATGTTTTTAATACTGAAGATGATGTTGTTCAGCTAAATGACTTAAGACTGCCTATTGGTCGAAAAGTTGTTATTCAAGTACTTTCAAAAGATGTTATTCACTCTCTATATTTTCCAAATGCTCGTCGTAAGGTTGATGCAATTCCTGGTCGTTTAACTCGTCTATGGTTTGAGCCAACTAAAGCTGGTACTTGGGATATTGCTTGTGCAGAGATGTGTGGAACATATCACTATAGAATGAAAGCTTCACTTACTACTTACTCTCAAGAAGACTATGCTGCTTGGATTGCAGAGGCTCAAGAGAAAGCTATTCATGAGAATGACCCTGAAAACCCTGAATTATTCTGGGGTTGGAAGTGGCAGTACTAA
- the cyoE gene encoding heme o synthase, giving the protein MYRTLAFINILLTLGLIVIGGLVSADFTGLECTSWPICYAVTVDKSSIYPILHRIFAGIIIVLNTFLFIKHPKEKSVRLGLFLLVLQSLLGGINFIYKLPTLVSVFHLILSFAYIAIFSQLFYPVVEKQDLHLKGYSPSAKDLVFIMLLIAFAQFFFGGIVHQTATKDVCGLGDNINILCQTTEGLSFWPSTVAAQIHSLHKYLGVLFLGFLLAFLFNIRKTILLLHGKAFKQFSLLTGGLVTLFLIHLFNAKRLFLLTDTTYFQVLHLLLAVLITLNLLFLFQWFKRFEDTYFGGYKHTVASDLLSLTKPRLGLLVVSTIVSGILLTGQYVDFFYLINALIFSILIVMSATTINCYMEIEVDSNMARTKDRALPAGRIKPIYAVIQGWLLFILGFSLTYVFVNKTTALLGALAFFSYLYVYTPMKRKSPAALFVGALPGAIPPVMGRTIVTGEIDGLAILLFGILFIWQIPHFMAISIYHKQDYAEGDIKVYPHYYSITKMKICIALWTLLLFLFSSAGYFFDLNSKNFYIASLVVNGVFFAQSLQSFFIHDEPSYVAWARQYFWGSIIYLPLLLSMMIFLS; this is encoded by the coding sequence ATGTATCGTACACTTGCCTTCATCAATATCTTATTAACATTAGGTTTAATTGTCATTGGTGGGTTAGTGAGTGCGGACTTCACTGGCCTAGAATGTACTTCTTGGCCAATTTGTTATGCGGTGACTGTTGATAAGTCGTCAATATATCCGATACTTCACAGAATCTTTGCTGGAATTATTATTGTTTTAAATACATTTCTTTTTATTAAACATCCAAAAGAGAAATCTGTACGCTTAGGCCTATTCCTTCTCGTTCTCCAATCACTTCTAGGTGGGATTAACTTTATTTATAAATTACCTACTTTAGTTAGTGTTTTTCATTTAATTCTAAGCTTTGCTTATATCGCTATTTTTTCTCAGCTTTTTTATCCAGTTGTAGAAAAGCAAGATTTACATTTAAAAGGTTATTCTCCATCAGCAAAAGACCTTGTTTTCATTATGTTACTCATTGCTTTTGCGCAGTTCTTTTTTGGTGGAATTGTTCATCAAACCGCAACAAAAGATGTATGCGGGCTAGGGGATAATATTAATATCTTATGTCAGACGACAGAGGGACTAAGTTTTTGGCCTTCAACTGTTGCTGCGCAAATTCACTCCCTTCATAAGTATCTTGGAGTTCTATTCTTAGGCTTCTTGCTAGCTTTTCTTTTTAATATCAGAAAAACGATCTTACTCTTACATGGAAAAGCCTTTAAGCAATTTTCGTTGCTAACCGGAGGTTTAGTTACTCTATTTCTCATTCACTTATTTAACGCAAAGAGATTGTTTTTACTGACTGATACGACCTACTTTCAAGTACTACATCTTTTATTAGCAGTTCTTATCACACTAAATCTACTATTCTTGTTCCAGTGGTTTAAGCGTTTTGAAGATACATATTTTGGTGGGTATAAGCACACAGTTGCAAGTGACTTATTAAGTTTAACTAAACCACGCCTAGGTTTACTTGTTGTTTCGACAATTGTGTCGGGGATTCTTCTGACAGGACAATATGTTGATTTCTTCTATTTAATTAATGCGCTGATTTTTTCAATTTTGATCGTGATGTCAGCAACGACAATTAATTGCTATATGGAGATTGAAGTTGATTCAAATATGGCCCGTACAAAAGATCGCGCCCTTCCTGCTGGAAGAATAAAACCAATTTATGCCGTTATTCAAGGTTGGCTACTTTTCATTCTTGGATTTAGCTTAACTTACGTATTTGTAAATAAAACTACAGCTTTACTTGGTGCGTTGGCATTTTTTTCTTACCTTTATGTGTATACGCCAATGAAGAGGAAAAGTCCTGCCGCGTTATTTGTAGGGGCTTTACCTGGTGCAATTCCACCGGTGATGGGCCGCACAATTGTAACAGGTGAGATTGATGGTCTAGCAATTTTATTGTTTGGAATTTTGTTTATTTGGCAGATTCCTCACTTCATGGCCATCTCGATTTACCATAAACAAGATTATGCGGAAGGGGATATTAAGGTCTACCCTCACTACTACTCGATTACCAAAATGAAGATCTGTATTGCTCTTTGGACATTACTCCTGTTTTTGTTTAGTAGTGCGGGGTACTTCTTCGATCTTAATTCTAAGAATTTTTATATCGCGTCTCTAGTTGTGAATGGCGTATTTTTCGCACAGAGTTTGCAAAGCTTTTTTATTCATGATGAGCCGAGTTATGTAGCTTGGGCCCGACAATATTTTTGGGGTTCTATAATCTATTTACCACTCTTGCTATCAATGATGATTTTCCTTAGCTAA
- a CDS encoding heme A synthase has product MESSKKLRFKKFLPVVIITVFALILIGGMVRSTGAGMGCPDWPTCFGQVVPPTSIDQLPADYQTRFAKPGRVVAVFNPIHTWTEYFNRMAGVWTGIASIILFVLSFAYKKENKRVVWLSGLALFLVVLNGGVGAMVVKSHLHPGVITIHMLLAIFLAFALAHLKYEVTEIEFLRKHNVDRYKDFLWVLVGLVVIQIVLGTQVREQIDLITNTEPNLSRTNWVDRLDMIFYIHRSFSILILLGFSYTLRKVMEEFKENSFVQKKCISIMLVLIGVITAGVILAYLAFPALAQPVHLLFAILLSYFIYELLIILKKSQEVEL; this is encoded by the coding sequence ATGGAAAGTTCTAAAAAGTTACGATTCAAAAAGTTTTTGCCTGTAGTCATAATCACTGTTTTTGCACTTATTTTAATTGGAGGAATGGTTAGAAGTACTGGAGCTGGAATGGGATGTCCTGATTGGCCAACTTGTTTTGGTCAAGTTGTTCCTCCAACGAGTATTGATCAGCTTCCTGCTGATTATCAGACTCGTTTTGCAAAACCTGGTCGAGTTGTCGCAGTATTCAATCCAATTCACACATGGACTGAGTATTTCAATAGAATGGCCGGTGTGTGGACAGGTATAGCTTCAATTATTCTATTTGTGCTTTCATTTGCTTATAAAAAAGAAAATAAGAGGGTTGTTTGGCTATCTGGCCTAGCTCTATTCTTAGTCGTTCTAAATGGTGGTGTTGGAGCAATGGTTGTAAAATCACACCTACATCCTGGGGTGATTACGATTCATATGCTCTTGGCGATATTTCTCGCTTTTGCCCTTGCCCATCTAAAATACGAAGTGACAGAAATTGAATTTCTTCGCAAGCATAACGTAGACCGTTACAAAGACTTCTTATGGGTTCTTGTTGGTCTAGTTGTGATTCAAATTGTACTTGGTACACAAGTTAGAGAGCAAATTGATTTAATTACTAATACTGAGCCGAATTTATCTCGAACAAATTGGGTTGATCGTCTTGATATGATCTTTTATATCCACCGTTCGTTCTCAATTCTAATTCTTTTAGGTTTTTCTTACACTCTTAGGAAAGTCATGGAAGAGTTTAAAGAGAACTCTTTTGTCCAAAAGAAGTGTATCTCTATTATGTTAGTATTAATTGGTGTCATCACAGCAGGTGTCATTTTAGCATACCTGGCATTCCCTGCTCTTGCTCAACCAGTTCACTTACTATTTGCAATTTTACTATCATATTTTATTTATGAATTATTAATCATCCTTAAAAAATCACAAGAAGTGGAGCTGTAA
- a CDS encoding tryptophan 2,3-dioxygenase family protein — MHKNHGPVYYGDYLELNKLLDTQNPLSKKYGDEAHDETLFIVVHQVYELWFKQILHEFNSIKSIFSAEKVEESLLSTVCSRLERIKKVQTLLLGQLEVMETMTPMDFLEFRDLLVPASGFQSVQFREIEILLGLSTNQRKEVDREYFLGRLNEQDKQRLLKIEKEPTLFSALEKWLERMPFTFNDEFDFWSEYQSCVEDMLCGDELTVLDNMATLPPKALEIQKANLQSTRDTFETLFNSDEYNKLVREGKRRLSQKATLNALFVLLYRDEPILTLPYTILAHLMDIDENFTTWRYKHALMAHRMLGTKIGTGGSSGHQYLKDAADNNRSFIDLFNLSTFIIPRSQRPVLPEKLKTAMNFNYRD; from the coding sequence ATGCACAAAAATCACGGACCTGTCTATTATGGTGACTATTTAGAACTGAATAAATTACTCGATACGCAAAATCCTCTCTCTAAAAAATATGGAGATGAGGCCCATGATGAGACACTCTTTATAGTTGTGCATCAAGTATATGAATTATGGTTTAAACAAATACTTCACGAGTTTAATTCGATAAAAAGCATTTTCTCTGCAGAAAAAGTGGAAGAGTCACTACTTTCAACTGTTTGCTCAAGACTTGAAAGAATTAAAAAAGTACAAACGCTTCTTTTGGGACAATTGGAAGTAATGGAAACAATGACGCCAATGGACTTTCTTGAGTTTAGAGATTTATTAGTTCCTGCCTCAGGTTTCCAAAGTGTTCAATTTAGAGAAATTGAAATTTTGCTAGGACTTTCTACAAATCAAAGGAAAGAAGTTGATCGAGAATACTTCCTTGGAAGGCTGAACGAACAAGATAAGCAAAGACTTCTAAAAATTGAAAAAGAGCCTACTTTATTCTCGGCCCTTGAAAAGTGGCTAGAAAGAATGCCATTCACATTTAACGATGAATTTGATTTCTGGAGTGAATATCAATCATGTGTTGAAGATATGTTATGTGGAGATGAGCTTACAGTCTTAGATAATATGGCAACTCTTCCACCAAAAGCGTTAGAGATTCAAAAGGCGAACCTTCAAAGTACTCGTGATACATTTGAAACGCTTTTTAATTCTGATGAATATAATAAATTAGTAAGAGAGGGAAAGAGAAGACTTTCTCAAAAAGCTACCCTAAATGCCCTATTCGTTCTCCTATATCGAGATGAGCCTATACTAACTCTTCCATACACTATACTCGCTCACCTTATGGATATTGATGAGAACTTTACTACTTGGCGCTACAAACATGCACTGATGGCACATAGAATGTTAGGAACAAAAATTGGAACAGGTGGGTCTTCTGGTCATCAGTATTTAAAAGATGCTGCTGATAACAATCGATCGTTTATCGACCTATTTAACCTTTCAACTTTTATTATTCCAAGATCACAAAGACCAGTTCTTCCGGAGAAACTAAAAACCGCGATGAACTTTAACTACAGAGATTAG
- a CDS encoding aminotransferase class V-fold PLP-dependent enzyme, with product MYKKYFERFLNANEGKLHFAAHSHHYWPDVTREAQIKYWDDSAKYVDEKWGKFFSNEFAQLQINIASVLNISNPQQITFAPNTHELAYRVLSGLPHGAKILTTDSEFYSFDRQINRLSEEDIFEVTKIQNTNDESFLENFIQEANTDKYDLIFISQVFFNSAFAIKDLVSFVKSINTKAEIVIDAYHAFMALPTDLSEIEDRIFYMAGGYKYCGSGEGSCFLISPKNTKLTPRNTGWFAQMGDLTNFSEDKVPFSNDGFRFAGSTMDFSAIYRMNAVLNLWKHENISVRDIHSHVEKNQTEFLTGILGTKLESKIVATTNKGHFIAFKFSTSHECEDYAANLKANHVNIDYRRNILRFGFSIYQDSDDIIKLIKIIKNIG from the coding sequence ATGTATAAAAAATATTTTGAAAGATTTTTAAATGCAAACGAAGGAAAACTTCATTTTGCGGCCCACTCTCACCATTACTGGCCAGATGTCACAAGAGAGGCGCAAATCAAATATTGGGATGATAGTGCTAAATACGTTGACGAAAAATGGGGGAAGTTTTTTTCAAATGAGTTTGCACAGCTACAAATTAATATTGCAAGCGTTTTAAATATTTCAAATCCTCAGCAAATTACATTTGCACCAAACACACATGAGTTAGCTTATCGAGTTCTTTCAGGTCTTCCCCATGGGGCAAAAATCTTAACAACTGATAGTGAATTCTACTCATTTGATCGTCAAATTAACCGTCTTTCGGAAGAAGATATTTTCGAAGTGACCAAGATTCAGAACACTAATGACGAAAGCTTTCTTGAAAACTTCATTCAAGAAGCAAATACTGACAAATATGATCTGATTTTCATTAGCCAAGTATTTTTTAATTCTGCCTTTGCAATTAAGGATCTCGTCTCTTTTGTAAAATCAATTAACACTAAGGCCGAAATTGTCATTGATGCCTACCATGCATTTATGGCCCTGCCTACAGACCTAAGTGAAATAGAAGATCGAATTTTCTACATGGCCGGTGGATATAAATACTGTGGCTCCGGGGAAGGTTCATGTTTTCTTATCTCTCCCAAAAATACAAAACTAACTCCAAGAAACACAGGTTGGTTTGCGCAGATGGGAGATCTTACAAACTTCAGTGAAGACAAAGTCCCATTTAGTAATGACGGCTTTCGTTTTGCTGGATCGACAATGGACTTTTCAGCAATTTATCGAATGAATGCAGTTTTAAATTTATGGAAGCATGAGAACATTTCGGTACGTGATATTCACTCTCACGTCGAAAAGAATCAAACTGAATTCTTAACTGGTATCTTAGGTACAAAATTAGAAAGTAAAATAGTGGCAACAACAAACAAAGGTCATTTTATTGCTTTCAAATTTTCAACGTCACATGAATGTGAAGACTACGCCGCAAACCTTAAGGCCAATCATGTAAATATTGATTACCGTCGAAATATTTTGCGCTTTGGATTTAGCATATATCAAGATAGTGATGATATAATTAAACTTATTAAAATAATTAAAAATATTGGTTAG